Below is a window of Caballeronia insecticola DNA.
GTTGCGCCGCGCGGATCTTCGATAGAAACGCTTCGCGAGTCGTCATTTGGCGGCCTTCCGGTTTTTCTTGTACCACTCGTGAAATGTTTCGGCGGGCGCTTCGGGCAGATCGCGCTGGCGTCCCCAGATGTTGAGCGGGTTGTAGAGCACGAAGTTGGGCAGGCGCTTGAGCGCGCCGCCGAGCGAGGCCACCGTCGCGCGATACAGCGTCGGACTCGCGAGCAGGCGCCCCGCCATCTTCAGCACTTCCTGCTTCACGAACGGCACTTCGTGCTTCTCCGCGATCACCGCGCGCCACTTGTAGATCTGCTCGTGGATGTTCACCTTCACCGGACACACGTTGGTGCAACTGCCGTTCATCGTGGAGGCGAACGGCAGCGCGCTGTAGCGCTTCAGATCGTAAGTCGGATTGATGATCGCGCCGATCGGCCCGGAATACGTACCGCCATACGACAAGCCGCCGCTGCGCCGATACACCGGACACGTATTCATGCACGCGCCGCAGCGGATGCACTTGAGCGAGTACCAGAAGTCGTCCATGCCGAGACGCTCGGAGCGGCCGTTGTCGACCAGAATGTAGTGCATCTCCGTGCCCGGCCGCGGCGCGCGAAAGTGCGACGTGTACTGCGTGATCGGCGAGCCGAGCGCGCTGCGCGACAGCATGCGCACGAACACGCCGAGATCGGCAATGGTCGGAATCAGCTTCTCGATGCCGATCGACGCAATATGCAGCGGCGGCACGTTCGCCGACAAATCCGCGTTGCCCTCGTTCGTGCAGACGACCACCGTGCCCGTCTCCGCCACCGCGAAGTTGCAGCCGGTCATGCCCGCCGTCTTCTCGCGCACGAAATACGGCCGCGTGTTCATGCGCTGGCTTTCGGCGAGATAGTGGATGTCGCTGTTGGCGGGATCGGTGCCGATCGTGCGGCCGAACAGCTCGGCCACGTCCGCGCGCAGCTTGTGCACGGCCGGCACGACCATGTGGCTCGGATCCTGATGATCGAGCTGCTGGATGCGCTCGCCGAGATCGGTTTCCATCACCGTGATGCCGCGCGGCTCCAGATAGTCGCGCATGTAGCACTCGTCGGTGAGCATCGACTTGCTCTTGACGAGCGATGTCATGCCGCGCTCGCTCATCAGCTGGTAGACGAGTTCGTTGTGCTCCTGCGCATCGGCGGCGAAGTGCACGACGACGCCGTTTTTCGCGGCCTGATCCGCGAATTGCGCGATGTAGTCCGCGAGGTTCGACAGCGTATGTTCCTTGATGCCCGACGCGAGATCGCGCAGCGTCTCCCACTCGGGAATGCCGTGCGCCTGCGCGTCGCGTTTCATGCGCAAGTCCCACAGACGCTTGTCGTGAAAGGCGACGTGATCCGGCTTCTGCAGAAACGCGCCGGCGGCTTTCGCGTGATCGATACGAACGGTTTTGCTCATCCCTGCGCTCCGTTCAGAACCTGCGCAATGTGGATGAACTTCGCATCGAGTTTCAGCCGTTCGGCGCAGCCCTGCTGATGCATCAGGCACGACATGTCGCCCGACACGATGTACTCCGCGCCCGCGCCGACATGATCGCGCACCTTGTCCTGCCCCATGCGCACGGAGACGGCTTCTTCGGTAACGGAAAACGTGCCGCCGAAGCCGCAGCATTCATCGGGACGCGCCGGCGCGACGAACTCGATGCCCTTCACGCGTTCGAGCAACGCGCGCGGCTTCGAGAAAGGCGTGGCCGCGACTTCCGAATTCGATGTCTCGCGCAGATGCCGCACCGCGCTGCAACTGTTATGCAGCCCGACCCGATGCGGAAACTCGGCCCACGGAAATTCGCGCACATCGAGCACGTCGTGCAGGAATTCGACCAGCTCGTAGGTATTGCGGCGCACCTTCTGCACGGCGCTGGTCTGCTCGATCGCGGTGAAATGCTCGCGCACATGATGCGTGCAACTCGCCGATGGCCCGACCACATAATCGTAATCGGCGAAATTGCGCACGAACACGCGCTCGGCGCCGGCGGCGTCCTTGTGCGCGCCGCTGTTGGCCATGGGCTGGCCGCAGCACGTCTGGTCCTGCGGATAGTCGACATCGAGCCCCAGACGCTCGAGCAATTCGAGCGTGGCGATGCCGACCTGCGGATAGAAGGCGTCGATGAAACAGGGAACGAACAGGGCAACTTTCATGAGGTCCGATTGCGGGAATGTCGCGGGGATGAACGGGCTTTTTGGTAAGCTTGGTCTGACCAAGACTTTAAAGAGATGGCTCTTTCGTGTCAAACTGGTCTTGTCGGACCCGACACGCCTTTGCCTTAGCCACTTCTGAACGATGACCTTCCAGCCTGTCCAATCGCATTCCTACGCCCGCGTGCGCATCTCGGATGTCGTGTCCGGACAAATCCGCGAACTGATTTCGACCGGCACGCTGTTGCCCGGCCAGCGGCTCCCCGCCGAGCGTGATCTGGCCGAGCAGCTGAACGTATCGCGTCCGTCGTTGCGTGAGGCGCTGATCCGGCTGGAATCGGACGGCTTCATTCGCGCGGCCGGGCGCGGCGGCTTCGTCGTGTCGGATGTGACGGCGCCGCTCGTGTCGCATCCGCTCGCGGCGCTCCTCGAACAGCAGCCGAACGCAAGCGCCGATGTACTGGAACTCCGTCACGGCCTGGAGACGCTGTCGACCGCCTACGCCGCCGAGCGCGCCACGCAGGCCGATCTCGCGCGCATCGCGGCGGCGTTCGAGGCGTTGCAGGCGGCCGTCGCCGAGAAAAGCACGCGCATCGCGGAAAAGGATGCGGCGTTTCATCTGGCAATTGCCGACGCGACCCACAACGTCGCGCTGACGCACGTGATGCACGGCCTCAACGAACTGGTTCGCGAATCGATGCTCACGTCGCACCGTCTCGTCGATTACGACGACGATGTCGAAGCGAACCTGCTCGCGCAGCATCGCGCGATCTTCGATGCCATCGTCGCGCGCGATCCGTCGCGGGCGCGGGAATGCGCGGGCGCGCATCTGGATTACGTGCGCACGCTGTATCGCGAGCGTCCGGCACGCGCGGGCCGCGCGACGCACCCGGCCAATGGCGCGACAAATACGTAATGTATCCGTAAGCTTCGATAGGACAAGACCTACACAGCTTTCGGACGCACACGGCTAACGCCCGGCCGCCCTCTTCGCGATACTGAAACCGTCGAACACACACACGCGAAGGGAGGATGACATGCCTTATCTACTCGGATGGCTGCTCGGTGTACCGGTCGTGGTGCTGGTGATCCTGTACCTGATCTTTCACTGATCTTTCACAGACCAAAGCGCAGCACAATGCGTCAAAAAGAGCCGAGGGCGTCGATACAATACGACGCCCTTTCTCTTTTCCGAAGGATGACGATGAAACGCTCCGTCCTTGCATCGGCTGCATCGCTCGCGACTCTGCTGGTCACTCTTTGCGGCGCGACGCACGCGCACGCGGAGGAAATCGCCAGCGTCAACACCAACTTCCGCTTTACCGGCTCGGATCGCGTCTCCGTCGAGGCCTACGACGATCCGCTTGTGCAGGGCGTGACCTGCTATGTGTCGCGGGCGCGCACGGGCGGCGTGAAAGGCACGCTCGGCATCGCGGAAGATCCGTCGGAGGCGTCGATCGCGTGCCGGCAGGTCGCGCCGATCAAGTTTGCCGGGCCGCTCAAGCAGAAAACCGACGTATTCTCGGCGGGCATGTCGTTCATCTTCAAGACGCTGCATGTGGTTCGTATCGTCGATGCGAAGCGCAATACGCTCGTCTATCTGACGTATAGCGACCGCATCGCGACCGGCAGTCCGAAGAACAGCGTGACGGCGGTGCCCGTGCCCGAAGGCACGACCATACCGGTCAAGTGAGATGAAAGCGTCCGTTCCAGCGGCCGACAAAGTTGTAAACTGACCGATTCCGCTCTCCGCTCGACTTGCGCACCATGACCGCCGCCCATTTCCGCGATGCTGCACGCTACTGGCGCTCGCCGCTCGTGCCCGACGCGGACATGGTCACCGCGGAGTACTACGACCACGAGTTCACGCCGCACTGGCACGACGCCTACACGGTGCCGGTGATCGAAGCGGGCGCGGAGTGCTTCGACTATCGCGGCGCGCATCACATAGCCGAAGCGGGCTCGGTGCCGGTGATCAATCCCGGCGAAGTGCATACGGGCGCGCGCGCCGTCGATGCGGGCTGGCGTTATCGCGTGTTCTATCTGCCGGTGCCGTTCGTCGAAAATGTTGCGTGGGAGATGGCCGGACGGCCGGCGGCGTCGCCGTGGTTTCCCGACGACATCATCCGTGACGCCGATCTGGCGCGGCGGCTCGTTATCGCGCATCGTCTGCTGGAGGGCGGCGCCGATCCGCTTGCGGCTGAAACGGCGCTCGTCGATGCCGTGACTACATTGATCGGCCGCCATGCGCTGGAACGGGTCGACATCGAACCGCTCGCCGCCGATGCGCACCGCGTCGCCACGATGAAATCCCGCCTCGCCGACGATCTGCTCGAACCGCTGACGCTCGCCGAACTGGCGCAGACGGTCGGCCTCTCGACCTTCCACGCCGCACGCCTCTTCACGCGCGAAACCGGACTCGCGCCGCACGCGTGGCGCAACCAGATGCGCATCGTGCGGGCGCTGCCGGCGTTGCGCGCGGGCGCATCCGTTACCGCCGTCGCGGCGGCGAGCGGCTTCACCGACCAGAGCCATTTCACGCGCCATTTCAAGCGCGCGTTTGGCGTGCCGCCGGGGCGTTGGCGCTGAGCGGCCTGAACGCATAAAGACAAAGCGCAAGAACGTACAAGCGTCCGAAGCAGCGTTTTACGTATCCTCGCTTACCCAGGAGGACATCTTGAAAGCAACACCCGTTCAGCCATCCGGCGCCGCACTGCGCGAATTCGCCGCCGGCGCGCGCGACACCATCCCGATGATGGTCGGCGCGGCGCCCTTCGGCGTGATCTTCGGCACGCTCGTCACCGCAAGTCCGCTCTCGCTTTGGCACGGCCAGTTCATGTCGCTCGCGGTTTTCGCGGGCTCGGCGCAGTTCATCGCGGTCGGGTTGATCGCGTCGCAGGCGAGTTTCGCCGTCATCTGGGCGACGACGCTCGTCGTCAATCTGCGTCACGTGCTCTACTCGGCAACGCTCGCGCCCTATGTCGCGCATCTGCCGCGACGCTGGCGCTGGACGCTCGCGGGCTTCCTGACCGACGAAGTGTTCGCCGTCGCCTACGCGCATTATCAGAAGCGTCCGCCGGGCGAAACCGGTCCGCACTATTTCTTCGGCTCGTGTCTGTCGATGTATCTGAACTGGCAGATGTGGACGCTCATCGGCCTGCTGTTCGGCGCGGCGTTCCCGGGCCTCAAGTCGCTCGGACTCGACTTCGCGATGGTCGCCACGTTCATCGCGATCATCGTGCCGCAACTCGTCGCGCTGCGGTTCGTCGCGGCGGCGCTCGCATCGGGCGTGCTGTCGTTCGCCTGGCAGGGCTGGCCGTACAAGCTCGGGCTGCTCGCCGCGGTGCTCGTGGGCGTCGTCGTGGGCATGGTGCTCACGCTGATCGAAAACCGGCCGCAGGCAAAGAACCGCCTGAAGAATCCAAAGGAACGCACGCAATGAACGCCGCAACGTCCAACTATGTGCTGCTGATCGTCGGCATGGCCGTGGTCACGTATGCGATCCGCGCCGCCGTGTTCGTGCTGGGCGAGCGTCTGCCGTTTCCGCCTGTCGTGCGTACTGCACTGTCATTCGTGCCGGTGACGGTGCTCACCGCGATCATCGTGCCGATGACCGTCTCCCCGCACGGCGGCGGCGCCGAAATCACCTGGCGTAATCCGCAACTGGTCGCGGCCGTGGTCGCGATCATCGTGTGCGTGGTGACGAAGCGGCCGCTCGTGACGATCGCGGTGTCGCTCGCCGTGTTCTTCCTGTGGCAGTTCGCCGTGTTGCGCTAAACGTTTTCGCGCGGGCGATTATTAAACGGCTTTCAAAAAGCCTCGAAAAACCCTCAAGTTCCCGGATATCCCGCCGATATCAGAAACGAATGGACTCCGCCCGAGAAGCGGCGCCGACAGCATTTCCCGCCTTGGACAGCCGAGCGCGGAACCGGGAACCGACATGCCTCAAATCACCCTTTCGCTTCGCGACGAAACGATCGCTTCGCTGCAACGCGACTTCGACGCGTTTCTTCGTCTGTCGCTGAAGCTCGATCCGCAATTCGTCACGCCTTCGTTCGAAGACTTCCTGCGCGCGAAGCTGCTCGACAATCCGATGCCGCTCACCGAGCAGGCCGTGCAGCGCATGCTCACGCACGGCCAGTACGCGTGGGCCAAGCGCGCGCTCGACAAGGAGTTTCCGGATGTCGTCGAAATCCTGATTCGTCAGGCGGCCGAGCACGGTTTCGCGTTCGCGATCCGCGCCGACTGGACGGCCGAGGATCTCGTGAAGGCGTCGCGCGAGTGGGCGACGGCTATCGTCACCGAAGCGAACGGCGACGTGTCGCAAGTGGACATGCTCGCGTCGCAGATCAAGTCAGCGGCGGCGGACATCCGCGAAGTGGAAGAGAAAATGCAGACGCCCGCGTGGCGGCTCGCCGATTCGCTGCGTCAGCGCGTGTACGAAGGCAAGATTGCGGTGGAAACGAGCGTCGGTTCGACGGCGCGCGAGAAGCTCGGCGAGTTGCGCGGCCTGCTCCGGCTCGGCATTTTCTATGGCTCGATTCAGAAGCAGGAAGCCCAGCAGGTGCTGGAATATCTGCGCTCGCTGCGGCCGGAGTTGTTCATCGAAGAGCCGTACGATGGCTTCACGCGCTTCGCCGGCTGGCTGCGCAGCATTTTCTCGCCGTCGCCGCGCACGCCGCGCGCCTCGCGGGCGCCGCGCTGAGCGCGTTATTCCCACATTCGGCGACGCGCGTTACTCCCACATACCCTTCAGGCGCGCCGCGATATCGAGCTTCGCTTTCGCGGCCGCCGCCAGCCCCTCCGCCGTCGGTGCGACAGGCGCGACCACCGGCGGCCACGCGGTGGCCTCGAAGTGCTGCATCAGATGCTGCGGGATGAAGCGCGTGCGCTGCGCCCACACGTGACGGTCGCCGAGATGCGTCTGGTTGTGCACGTAGAAACGCTGCGGCGTAACGACGTGTAAGTCTTCCTTCGCACGCGTCATCGCGACATAGAGCAGGCGGCGCTCTTCGTCGATTTCCTCGTCGCTGCCCGTGCCGAGATCGGACGGAATGCAGCCGTCGACGCCGTTCAGCACGAACACGTTGCGCCACTCCTGGCCCTTCGCCGAATGGATGGTCGAGAGAATCAGATAGTCCTCGTCGAGCATCGGTACGCCGGATTCGTCGCTGGTCGCGTCGGGCGGATCGAGCGTGAGTTCGGTCAGGAAGCGCTCGCGCGTCGGATACGTCGACGCGATGCTTTCCATTTGCAGCACGTCGCCGATACGAATGGCCGCGTCCTCGTGATTGCGCTCCAGATGCGGCTCGTACCAGCGGCGGATCATCTCGAATTCGGCGGGCCAGCCGGACTCGCGCCCGCACAGTTTCGCCATTAGCGCGACGAAGCGCGGCCAGTCTTCGCTCGCGCGCGCGGGCGCCTGAAACTGCGCGATCGCGCGGCGGGCTTCGTCTTGCGCGACGCTATCCAGCAAGCGCCCGGCGATTGCCGGCCCGATGCCCGGCAGCAATTGCGCGACACGAAATCCCGCGACGCGATCGCGCGGATTTTCGGCCCAGCGCAACACCGCGAGCACGTCCTTTACGTGGACGGAATCCAGAAACTTCAGCCCGCCGAACTTCACGAACGGAATGTTGCGGCGCGTAAGTTCGATTTCGAGCGTCGCGCTGTGATGCGCGGCGCGAAACAGCACCGCCTGCGCCTTGAGCTTCATGCCCGCCTCGCGCGCTTCCAGCACCTGTTCGACGATATAGCGCGCCTGATCCGCCTCGTCCGCCACGCTGACGACGCGCGGCTTCTGTGCCGATGCCTTGTCGGTCCAGAGATTCTTCGTGTAACGCTCGGTCGCGAGCCCGATTACCGCGTTCGACGCCTCCAGAATCGGCAGCGTCGAGCGATAGTTGCGATCGAGCGTGACGGTCGCGGCGGGCGGCTCGAAATGCCCCGGAAAGTCGAGAATATTGCGCACCGTCGCGCCGCGAAATGAATAGATGGACTGCGCATCGTCGCCGACGACGGTGAGGCCGCGCCCGTCCGGTTTCATCGCGAGCAGAATGGACGCCTGCAGGCGATTAGTGTCCTGATATTCGTCGACGAGCACGTGATCGAAGCGGCTCGCGAGATCGGCGGCGACCGACGGCTCCGC
It encodes the following:
- a CDS encoding lactate utilization protein B — its product is MSKTVRIDHAKAAGAFLQKPDHVAFHDKRLWDLRMKRDAQAHGIPEWETLRDLASGIKEHTLSNLADYIAQFADQAAKNGVVVHFAADAQEHNELVYQLMSERGMTSLVKSKSMLTDECYMRDYLEPRGITVMETDLGERIQQLDHQDPSHMVVPAVHKLRADVAELFGRTIGTDPANSDIHYLAESQRMNTRPYFVREKTAGMTGCNFAVAETGTVVVCTNEGNADLSANVPPLHIASIGIEKLIPTIADLGVFVRMLSRSALGSPITQYTSHFRAPRPGTEMHYILVDNGRSERLGMDDFWYSLKCIRCGACMNTCPVYRRSGGLSYGGTYSGPIGAIINPTYDLKRYSALPFASTMNGSCTNVCPVKVNIHEQIYKWRAVIAEKHEVPFVKQEVLKMAGRLLASPTLYRATVASLGGALKRLPNFVLYNPLNIWGRQRDLPEAPAETFHEWYKKNRKAAK
- a CDS encoding (Fe-S)-binding protein — translated: MKVALFVPCFIDAFYPQVGIATLELLERLGLDVDYPQDQTCCGQPMANSGAHKDAAGAERVFVRNFADYDYVVGPSASCTHHVREHFTAIEQTSAVQKVRRNTYELVEFLHDVLDVREFPWAEFPHRVGLHNSCSAVRHLRETSNSEVAATPFSKPRALLERVKGIEFVAPARPDECCGFGGTFSVTEEAVSVRMGQDKVRDHVGAGAEYIVSGDMSCLMHQQGCAERLKLDAKFIHIAQVLNGAQG
- a CDS encoding FadR/GntR family transcriptional regulator, which codes for MTFQPVQSHSYARVRISDVVSGQIRELISTGTLLPGQRLPAERDLAEQLNVSRPSLREALIRLESDGFIRAAGRGGFVVSDVTAPLVSHPLAALLEQQPNASADVLELRHGLETLSTAYAAERATQADLARIAAAFEALQAAVAEKSTRIAEKDAAFHLAIADATHNVALTHVMHGLNELVRESMLTSHRLVDYDDDVEANLLAQHRAIFDAIVARDPSRARECAGAHLDYVRTLYRERPARAGRATHPANGATNT
- a CDS encoding CreA family protein, coding for MKRSVLASAASLATLLVTLCGATHAHAEEIASVNTNFRFTGSDRVSVEAYDDPLVQGVTCYVSRARTGGVKGTLGIAEDPSEASIACRQVAPIKFAGPLKQKTDVFSAGMSFIFKTLHVVRIVDAKRNTLVYLTYSDRIATGSPKNSVTAVPVPEGTTIPVK
- a CDS encoding helix-turn-helix transcriptional regulator, which encodes MTAAHFRDAARYWRSPLVPDADMVTAEYYDHEFTPHWHDAYTVPVIEAGAECFDYRGAHHIAEAGSVPVINPGEVHTGARAVDAGWRYRVFYLPVPFVENVAWEMAGRPAASPWFPDDIIRDADLARRLVIAHRLLEGGADPLAAETALVDAVTTLIGRHALERVDIEPLAADAHRVATMKSRLADDLLEPLTLAELAQTVGLSTFHAARLFTRETGLAPHAWRNQMRIVRALPALRAGASVTAVAAASGFTDQSHFTRHFKRAFGVPPGRWR
- a CDS encoding AzlC family ABC transporter permease encodes the protein MKATPVQPSGAALREFAAGARDTIPMMVGAAPFGVIFGTLVTASPLSLWHGQFMSLAVFAGSAQFIAVGLIASQASFAVIWATTLVVNLRHVLYSATLAPYVAHLPRRWRWTLAGFLTDEVFAVAYAHYQKRPPGETGPHYFFGSCLSMYLNWQMWTLIGLLFGAAFPGLKSLGLDFAMVATFIAIIVPQLVALRFVAAALASGVLSFAWQGWPYKLGLLAAVLVGVVVGMVLTLIENRPQAKNRLKNPKERTQ
- a CDS encoding AzlD domain-containing protein, with product MNAATSNYVLLIVGMAVVTYAIRAAVFVLGERLPFPPVVRTALSFVPVTVLTAIIVPMTVSPHGGGAEITWRNPQLVAAVVAIIVCVVTKRPLVTIAVSLAVFFLWQFAVLR
- a CDS encoding DUF4088 family protein, yielding MPQITLSLRDETIASLQRDFDAFLRLSLKLDPQFVTPSFEDFLRAKLLDNPMPLTEQAVQRMLTHGQYAWAKRALDKEFPDVVEILIRQAAEHGFAFAIRADWTAEDLVKASREWATAIVTEANGDVSQVDMLASQIKSAAADIREVEEKMQTPAWRLADSLRQRVYEGKIAVETSVGSTAREKLGELRGLLRLGIFYGSIQKQEAQQVLEYLRSLRPELFIEEPYDGFTRFAGWLRSIFSPSPRTPRASRAPR
- a CDS encoding ATP-dependent helicase, whose translation is MDIQCASLFSRRFLPVLTAPDTADAASETTAKQVADYLARLNEAQRRAVEFGVDEPGRCGGPLLVIAGAGSGKTNTLAHRVAHLLVKGADPHRILLLTFSRRAALEMTRRVTRIAANALGTRSAIAQGLTWSGTFHSVGARLLRDYADLVGLAPSFTINDREDSADLMNLVRHELGLSGKEKRFPAKSTCFAIYSRVVNTGASLVQVLDQSFPWCREWEADLKRLFAAYVSAKQTQSVLDYDDLLLYWSHLAAEPSVAADLASRFDHVLVDEYQDTNRLQASILLAMKPDGRGLTVVGDDAQSIYSFRGATVRNILDFPGHFEPPAATVTLDRNYRSTLPILEASNAVIGLATERYTKNLWTDKASAQKPRVVSVADEADQARYIVEQVLEAREAGMKLKAQAVLFRAAHHSATLEIELTRRNIPFVKFGGLKFLDSVHVKDVLAVLRWAENPRDRVAGFRVAQLLPGIGPAIAGRLLDSVAQDEARRAIAQFQAPARASEDWPRFVALMAKLCGRESGWPAEFEMIRRWYEPHLERNHEDAAIRIGDVLQMESIASTYPTRERFLTELTLDPPDATSDESGVPMLDEDYLILSTIHSAKGQEWRNVFVLNGVDGCIPSDLGTGSDEEIDEERRLLYVAMTRAKEDLHVVTPQRFYVHNQTHLGDRHVWAQRTRFIPQHLMQHFEATAWPPVVAPVAPTAEGLAAAAKAKLDIAARLKGMWE